The Streptomyces pactum genome contains a region encoding:
- a CDS encoding class I SAM-dependent methyltransferase has translation MSATDAVTFWDGVYGGRPPATDPRPNSRLVETVTDLPPGDVLDLGCGDGGDSLWLARRGWRVTAVDISAVAAERLAGRARSLGLGDLVTAEQHDLRESFPGGRFDLVCAHYLHTPFDLDRSAVLRGAAHALRPGGRLLVVDHGSTAPWSWNQDADVRYPAPREVAADIGLDPAAWTVERADAPRRTATGPGGRTAEVVDHVLLVRRTA, from the coding sequence ATGAGCGCCACCGATGCGGTCACGTTCTGGGACGGCGTCTACGGCGGCCGGCCGCCGGCCACCGATCCGCGGCCGAACAGCCGCCTCGTCGAGACGGTCACGGACCTGCCGCCCGGCGACGTGCTGGACCTCGGATGCGGTGACGGCGGCGACTCCCTGTGGCTCGCCCGCCGGGGATGGCGGGTCACCGCCGTCGACATCTCGGCCGTGGCGGCCGAGCGGCTCGCCGGCCGCGCCCGCTCACTGGGCCTCGGCGACCTGGTCACCGCCGAGCAGCACGACCTGCGCGAGTCCTTCCCCGGGGGCCGGTTCGACCTGGTCTGCGCCCACTACCTCCACACCCCCTTCGACCTGGACCGGTCGGCGGTCCTGCGCGGGGCCGCGCACGCGCTGCGCCCGGGCGGGCGGCTGCTGGTCGTCGACCACGGCTCGACCGCGCCGTGGTCGTGGAACCAGGATGCCGACGTCCGGTACCCGGCCCCGCGGGAGGTCGCGGCGGACATCGGCCTGGACCCGGCGGCGTGGACGGTCGAGCGGGCCGACGCGCCCCGCAGGACGGCGACCGGCCCGGGCGGGCGCACCGCCGAGGTCGTCGACCACGTCCTGCTCGTCCGCCGCACCGCCTGA
- a CDS encoding DinB family protein, translating to MPTGSRRGDTPPPRTGSGETDVLRGFLDYLRTSMAAKVEGAPEPQVRTAQVPSGTNLLGLLNHLTFVERAIFLGETVTDWQATFHAAPQDGVDDVVARYRAAVERANAALDDCTDLGEPVPRPRPGRPAPSVRWALAHMIEETGRHAGHADVLRELIDGATGR from the coding sequence ATGCCCACCGGATCCCGCCGCGGGGACACCCCGCCGCCCCGGACCGGAAGCGGCGAGACCGACGTGCTGCGCGGGTTCCTCGACTACCTGCGGACCTCGATGGCCGCGAAGGTCGAGGGCGCCCCAGAGCCACAGGTCCGCACGGCCCAAGTCCCCTCGGGCACGAACCTGCTCGGCCTGCTCAACCACCTGACCTTCGTCGAACGCGCGATCTTCCTGGGCGAGACGGTCACCGACTGGCAGGCGACGTTCCACGCCGCGCCGCAGGACGGCGTGGACGACGTCGTCGCCCGCTACCGGGCGGCCGTCGAGCGCGCGAACGCCGCCCTCGACGACTGCACCGACCTCGGCGAGCCGGTCCCCCGGCCGCGGCCGGGCCGCCCCGCGCCCAGTGTCCGCTGGGCACTCGCCCACATGATCGAGGAGACCGGCCGGCACGCCGGCCACGCGGACGTCCTCCGTGAACTGATCGACGGCGCGACAGGGCGCTGA
- a CDS encoding polyketide synthase — MAAYLCPPAVIHGEHTVQTDQIVAEVRGRHPHATWTPRIDGIAASTGIESRGWMLPLETAVAPGTGNGLGAGGTGPAREALARDGFTEQDVDRVIAALEAVPAPQTVQERTAPAWEAVRSYGEHAARGALQIAGLDASDIDCLITSHSTTPALPGLDVALANRLPLRADAMLLPATQWACIAGTRSLALAADLVAADPDRVVLVVIAEALSTTYQPADDTLESLIVRLLFADTAVAAVVTGRRRPESVLRLDTAWHHTLPGTQDLHRLETRADGTHFVMDRRGPRAVQETVTAMWEWLRLRHQDDPGSWHPDVLLAHPGGTRVLEYMEQTMPEAWPSGLLDHSRESYASGNRGGAAVFDIMRRAHDAGQQPGNRAVLYAAAPGLTATALEGEWL; from the coding sequence GTGGCCGCTTACCTGTGCCCTCCCGCCGTGATACACGGCGAGCACACCGTGCAGACCGACCAGATCGTGGCGGAGGTACGCGGCCGGCACCCGCACGCCACGTGGACACCCCGCATCGACGGCATCGCGGCCAGTACGGGCATCGAGTCCCGCGGGTGGATGCTGCCGCTGGAGACCGCCGTCGCCCCCGGCACCGGGAACGGCCTGGGGGCCGGCGGCACCGGGCCGGCCCGAGAGGCGCTGGCCCGCGACGGGTTCACCGAGCAGGACGTGGACCGCGTGATCGCCGCTCTCGAAGCGGTGCCCGCGCCGCAGACCGTCCAGGAGCGCACCGCGCCGGCCTGGGAGGCCGTGCGGTCCTACGGGGAGCACGCCGCGCGCGGCGCCCTGCAGATCGCGGGGCTGGACGCCTCGGACATCGACTGTCTGATCACCAGTCACTCCACCACCCCGGCGCTGCCGGGCCTGGACGTCGCCCTGGCCAACAGGCTTCCGCTGCGCGCCGACGCGATGCTGCTGCCGGCCACGCAGTGGGCCTGCATAGCCGGGACCCGCTCCCTCGCCCTGGCGGCCGACCTCGTGGCCGCGGACCCCGACCGGGTGGTCCTGGTCGTGATCGCGGAGGCGCTGAGCACGACCTACCAGCCCGCGGACGACACCCTGGAGTCCCTGATCGTCCGGTTGCTGTTCGCGGACACCGCCGTCGCCGCGGTGGTCACGGGCCGCCGGCGGCCCGAGTCGGTGCTCCGGCTCGACACCGCCTGGCACCACACCCTGCCGGGCACCCAGGACCTGCACCGCCTGGAGACACGGGCGGACGGCACCCACTTCGTGATGGACCGGCGCGGGCCGCGCGCCGTACAGGAGACGGTCACCGCGATGTGGGAGTGGCTGCGCCTGCGTCACCAGGACGACCCCGGCTCCTGGCACCCCGACGTCCTGCTCGCGCACCCCGGCGGGACCCGGGTGCTGGAGTACATGGAGCAGACGATGCCCGAGGCGTGGCCGTCGGGGCTGCTGGACCACAGCCGGGAGAGCTACGCCAGCGGCAACCGCGGAGGCGCCGCCGTGTTCGACATCATGCGCAGGGCGCACGACGCCGGGCAGCAGCCGGGCAACCGTGCCGTCCTGTACGCGGCGGCACCGGGCCTCACGGCCACCGCCCTGGAAGGTGAGTGGCTCTAG
- a CDS encoding ATP-binding SpoIIE family protein phosphatase, whose product MDSTPSSSSSSPFDLVSSALGQYIPRDAAAAAAGSADSPGEGTAPRQEPANHTARRQEQILGVVNLDRDLRITRCNLDAPVFAGLDPPVGSPIVDLLPPGDVPTVTRRLRQVLETGDAHVARVQRLRRGDGTELVVSMSILAAAEPHEGLTVSLIAMARRLHLYAAETAIGTSLDIGETAQSLAESLLAWGDVAAIDLDFAVWTGEGVTGQAPGRIRLRRAALVPDRAWPEGYLTPGDDLPRDASRLLAQAIRRDDAAQAIVIPDRATIERVLGSPRLVRALVPSDRSAGVACIPLVLEGTPPVVLGVAEVWRRADRPFHDSELFDLQELVARTSHHVDLARQHQREHTQVLALQRRLLPRAGGDTIETASVYQPATPDSAGVGGDWVNSFPLPDGRTALVVGDVVGHGLGAAATMGQLSMEARALLSAGLAPDEVLEHLDETVTLLDDAESGLAAGYSALGSTCCIAVYDPVSHHVALSSAGHLPPVLVSPDGSSGPLPVRPHPGLGAEFALREPFHVHTFAAPPGTLLALYTDGLVEDPALSIDEGIGRLADAAATVHPWDALPEAARHVVSALAPVRQRDDVTLLLARMIGYRKGDTATWRLPARDDAAARARVLVSALLRQWRSSADTRDSVLLLVSELVTNAVRFARGPITVRLIRAGHGLLCEVGDTGNGRPRLGSGGLLDDRGRGLHVVHRLTTGWGVRWTDTGKVVWAKVAVRPWCR is encoded by the coding sequence ATGGACTCCACACCCTCGTCCTCGTCCTCGTCGCCGTTCGACCTGGTCAGCAGTGCCTTGGGGCAGTACATCCCGCGCGACGCAGCGGCAGCGGCCGCCGGTTCGGCCGACTCGCCGGGCGAGGGCACCGCCCCCCGGCAGGAACCCGCCAACCACACGGCCCGCCGTCAGGAGCAGATCCTCGGCGTGGTCAACCTGGACCGGGACCTCAGGATCACCCGCTGCAATCTGGACGCCCCCGTCTTCGCGGGGCTGGACCCCCCGGTCGGGAGCCCCATCGTCGATCTCCTGCCTCCCGGGGACGTACCGACGGTCACCCGGCGGTTGCGGCAGGTCCTCGAGACCGGTGACGCGCACGTCGCCCGGGTCCAGCGCCTGCGGCGTGGCGACGGGACGGAGCTGGTGGTCTCGATGAGCATCCTGGCCGCCGCGGAACCGCACGAGGGCCTGACCGTCTCCCTGATCGCCATGGCCAGGAGGCTGCACCTGTACGCCGCCGAGACCGCGATCGGCACCTCCCTGGACATCGGCGAGACCGCGCAGTCGCTGGCGGAGTCCCTGCTGGCCTGGGGAGACGTGGCCGCCATCGACCTCGACTTCGCCGTGTGGACGGGCGAGGGCGTCACCGGTCAGGCGCCGGGGCGCATCCGACTGCGGCGGGCGGCCCTGGTGCCGGACCGGGCGTGGCCCGAGGGCTACCTGACTCCGGGCGACGACCTCCCCCGGGACGCGAGTCGCCTGCTGGCACAGGCGATCCGGCGTGACGACGCCGCCCAGGCCATCGTCATACCCGACCGGGCGACGATCGAACGGGTACTCGGCAGTCCGCGGCTGGTACGTGCCCTGGTGCCCAGCGACCGGTCGGCGGGTGTGGCGTGCATACCGCTGGTCCTGGAGGGCACACCGCCCGTCGTACTGGGTGTGGCCGAGGTCTGGCGGCGGGCGGACCGCCCCTTCCACGACAGCGAGCTGTTCGACCTGCAGGAACTGGTGGCCAGGACCTCCCACCACGTGGACCTGGCCCGTCAGCACCAGCGCGAGCACACGCAGGTGCTGGCGTTGCAGCGGCGGCTGCTGCCACGGGCCGGCGGCGACACCATCGAGACCGCCAGCGTCTACCAGCCCGCCACCCCCGACAGCGCGGGCGTCGGCGGCGACTGGGTGAACAGCTTTCCGCTGCCGGACGGCCGTACCGCGCTGGTGGTCGGCGACGTCGTCGGGCACGGGCTGGGAGCCGCGGCGACCATGGGCCAGCTCAGCATGGAGGCCCGCGCGCTGCTGTCCGCGGGGCTGGCGCCCGACGAGGTGCTGGAGCACCTGGACGAGACGGTGACGCTGCTGGACGACGCGGAGTCCGGACTGGCGGCCGGCTACAGCGCCCTCGGGTCGACCTGCTGCATCGCCGTGTACGACCCGGTCAGCCACCACGTGGCGCTGTCCAGCGCCGGCCATCTGCCCCCGGTGCTGGTGTCGCCGGACGGATCCTCCGGCCCGCTCCCGGTCCGCCCCCACCCCGGCCTGGGCGCCGAGTTCGCGCTGCGGGAGCCGTTCCACGTGCACACGTTCGCCGCGCCCCCGGGCACCCTGCTCGCCCTCTATACCGACGGCCTGGTGGAGGACCCCGCCCTGTCGATCGACGAGGGCATCGGCCGGCTGGCGGACGCCGCGGCCACGGTGCACCCCTGGGACGCCCTGCCGGAGGCCGCACGGCACGTGGTCTCCGCGCTGGCGCCGGTGCGCCAGCGCGACGACGTCACCCTGCTGCTCGCCCGCATGATCGGCTACCGCAAGGGGGACACCGCGACCTGGCGGCTGCCCGCGCGCGACGACGCGGCAGCCCGGGCCCGCGTGCTGGTCTCCGCGCTGCTGCGGCAGTGGCGCAGCAGCGCCGACACCCGGGACAGCGTGCTGCTGCTGGTCAGCGAGCTGGTCACCAATGCGGTCCGCTTCGCCCGCGGACCCATCACGGTACGGCTGATCAGGGCCGGTCACGGCCTGCTGTGCGAGGTGGGGGACACCGGCAACGGCAGACCGAGGCTGGGTTCCGGCGGGCTCCTCGACGACAGAGGCCGCGGCTTGCACGTGGTGCACCGGCTCACCACCGGATGGGGGGTGCGCTGGACGGACACCGGCAAGGTGGTCTGGGCGAAAGTCGCGGTGCGGCCGTGGTGCCGGTGA
- a CDS encoding CPCC family cysteine-rich protein has translation MSDRYPCPCCGHRVLDAMPGSYEICPVCFWEDDGVQFRWPTMPGGANQISLIEAQRNFQDFGACDQHGRRYVRPPAEDEPLAPAWRPIDLTRDSFEDWSAEDRVPWPEDRSVLCWWLPTFWRRDHPCPLTSRDSSSSSTTRPARRTTPARN, from the coding sequence GTGAGCGACCGCTACCCCTGTCCCTGCTGCGGGCACCGCGTGCTCGACGCCATGCCCGGCTCCTACGAAATCTGCCCCGTCTGCTTCTGGGAGGACGACGGGGTCCAGTTCCGCTGGCCGACCATGCCCGGCGGAGCAAACCAGATCTCCCTGATCGAGGCCCAGCGCAACTTTCAGGACTTCGGCGCCTGCGACCAGCACGGCCGGCGGTACGTCCGCCCGCCGGCCGAGGACGAGCCGCTCGCCCCCGCCTGGCGCCCCATCGACCTGACACGCGACTCCTTCGAAGACTGGTCAGCCGAGGACCGCGTCCCGTGGCCCGAGGACCGCTCGGTGCTCTGCTGGTGGCTGCCCACCTTCTGGCGGCGCGATCACCCATGCCCACTCACATCGAGAGACTCCTCCAGCAGCTCGACGACTCGTCCGGCCCGTCGTACTACGCCCGCGCGGAACTGA
- a CDS encoding HEAT repeat domain-containing protein, with amino-acid sequence MPTHIERLLQQLDDSSGPSYYARAELIGIGSAAIPAIIDGLSSLGGFGQLTAIEVFEEVADPRCGPALIALLHSDDSTVREWAAMALASLKIDDAVEPVRSAYRACLERATPPDWSEPEGIRWALTELGARTPVVPPLTAHLRATAADNAPGWPSARFTEIINDLADHAQVILYSQFWQVDAGRTYGVSDPGLDWELDWSAPWEHLVEKSRTWSLLEASEAPVGDNTFVVPTWIDRTDLYPDK; translated from the coding sequence ATGCCCACTCACATCGAGAGACTCCTCCAGCAGCTCGACGACTCGTCCGGCCCGTCGTACTACGCCCGCGCGGAACTGATCGGCATCGGCTCTGCCGCCATCCCCGCCATCATCGACGGACTGTCCTCCCTCGGCGGCTTCGGTCAGCTGACCGCCATCGAGGTCTTCGAAGAGGTGGCGGACCCCCGCTGCGGCCCCGCGCTGATCGCCCTCCTGCACAGCGACGACTCCACCGTCCGGGAATGGGCGGCGATGGCCCTGGCCAGCCTGAAGATCGACGACGCGGTCGAGCCCGTGCGCAGCGCCTATCGCGCCTGCCTGGAACGGGCGACGCCACCGGACTGGAGCGAGCCGGAAGGCATCCGCTGGGCCCTGACCGAACTCGGCGCACGCACCCCCGTCGTCCCACCGCTTACTGCTCACCTACGAGCCACCGCTGCGGACAACGCTCCGGGCTGGCCCTCGGCCCGCTTCACCGAGATCATCAACGACCTGGCCGACCACGCCCAGGTGATCCTCTACTCCCAGTTCTGGCAGGTGGACGCCGGCCGCACGTACGGCGTCTCCGACCCCGGCCTGGACTGGGAACTCGACTGGAGTGCGCCCTGGGAGCACCTGGTCGAAAAGTCCCGCACCTGGTCCCTGCTGGAAGCCTCCGAAGCCCCCGTCGGCGACAACACCTTCGTCGTCCCCACCTGGATCGACCGTACCGACCTGTACCCGGATAAGTGA
- a CDS encoding helix-turn-helix domain-containing protein yields MSTTLRFGPELRRLRVEAGLTLTEFSVALNYDKGHLSKVERGERSASPELARRCDAFLGADGELQRLVVSPEADSDSGSAASPAGPCRWLVGRRAVLSAGTGVLIDLGLKLGGQALSYADDPLLGSYRMQFDQLRKLGQSTAPKILLPLLETQTRMVAGLASDARSASRAPAFLLASRFAEFTGWMAQEAGDSDAALGWTGEAVELARAGGDPYLGSYALVRRALVTMYGGDAAGTVALARRAQSSELPPRIRGLAAQREAQGHALVGNEVDCLRSLDRARELLADDDALNGAEPVIGTSHVSDPAAMSTGWCLHDLGRPKTAAEVLDREYRRLPPHALRTRARYGFRRSLAHAASGEVEHACAIAGELLGVMPAVPSATVNSDVRRLSRELSRFRSSRAVRDLQPALARVLAPAHD; encoded by the coding sequence ATGAGCACGACTTTACGTTTTGGCCCGGAACTTCGCCGTTTACGAGTGGAAGCGGGGCTAACTCTTACCGAGTTCTCCGTGGCGCTCAACTACGACAAGGGGCACCTCAGCAAGGTCGAGCGCGGAGAGCGTTCCGCGTCCCCCGAACTGGCCCGGCGGTGTGACGCCTTTCTCGGCGCGGACGGCGAACTGCAGCGCCTGGTCGTCAGCCCCGAAGCGGACTCGGACTCGGGCTCCGCCGCCTCCCCCGCCGGTCCCTGCCGCTGGCTAGTCGGGCGTCGGGCAGTCCTCTCGGCGGGCACGGGAGTGCTGATCGACCTCGGCCTGAAACTCGGCGGTCAGGCGTTGTCCTACGCCGACGACCCCCTCCTGGGGTCCTACCGCATGCAATTCGACCAGCTGCGGAAGCTCGGCCAGTCCACCGCTCCCAAGATCTTGCTCCCCCTGTTGGAGACGCAGACCCGCATGGTCGCCGGGCTCGCCTCCGACGCCCGGTCCGCCTCCCGGGCCCCTGCGTTCCTGCTCGCCTCACGGTTCGCGGAGTTCACCGGCTGGATGGCCCAGGAGGCCGGGGACAGCGACGCAGCACTCGGCTGGACGGGCGAGGCCGTCGAATTGGCACGCGCCGGGGGTGACCCGTACCTCGGTTCCTACGCACTGGTGCGGCGCGCCCTGGTCACAATGTACGGCGGGGACGCCGCTGGCACCGTCGCCCTGGCCCGCCGCGCCCAGAGCAGCGAACTCCCACCGCGCATCAGGGGACTCGCGGCCCAACGAGAGGCCCAAGGGCACGCGCTCGTCGGCAACGAAGTCGACTGCCTCCGCAGCCTCGATAGGGCGCGGGAACTGCTCGCCGACGATGACGCCCTCAACGGCGCCGAGCCCGTGATCGGCACCTCACACGTGAGCGATCCGGCGGCGATGTCGACCGGCTGGTGTCTGCACGACCTCGGGCGCCCCAAGACTGCTGCCGAGGTACTCGACCGAGAGTACCGCCGCCTCCCGCCGCACGCGCTGCGTACCCGCGCCCGGTACGGCTTCCGCAGGTCCCTGGCACATGCCGCCTCCGGGGAGGTCGAGCACGCGTGCGCGATCGCCGGGGAGCTCCTGGGAGTGATGCCGGCCGTGCCCTCGGCGACGGTGAACAGCGACGTCCGACGCCTCTCACGGGAACTGTCCCGGTTTCGGAGCAGCCGCGCCGTGCGTGATCTACAACCCGCGCTGGCGCGCGTACTCGCTCCCGCGCACGACTGA
- a CDS encoding toll/interleukin-1 receptor domain-containing protein, translating into MPDVFVNYRTGDEESAATMIARELTRRFGDERIFFASNSIDPGRRFPAELVRAVEECEALLAVIGPRWAEVRGTDGRPALEAEQDWTRREIQTALDRGILVIPVLVGKATRIDRTVLPDDLLELADFQYRRFDHRNAESDLTTLGDTLARLLPELSRVDRDGRAARERTEAKSHEKSARDTGHIRMRTRDVEQRVRGGIGNLNGDLSGTFVNEPQGPVNTGRGHQYNAPHFEGDNTGVQFTAGDNSGTVHQRFERERRRWDDGR; encoded by the coding sequence ATGCCCGACGTCTTCGTCAACTACCGCACAGGCGACGAGGAATCCGCCGCGACCATGATCGCCCGGGAGCTCACCCGGAGGTTCGGCGACGAGCGGATCTTCTTCGCCAGCAACTCAATTGATCCCGGACGCCGTTTCCCGGCGGAACTGGTCAGGGCGGTGGAGGAGTGCGAGGCGCTCCTCGCCGTGATCGGCCCGCGCTGGGCGGAGGTACGGGGGACCGACGGCCGCCCCGCGCTCGAAGCCGAACAGGACTGGACCCGTCGCGAGATCCAGACCGCGCTCGACCGCGGGATCCTGGTGATCCCCGTGCTCGTCGGAAAGGCCACGCGGATCGACCGCACCGTCCTTCCGGACGATCTGCTGGAGCTGGCGGACTTCCAGTACAGGCGGTTCGACCACCGCAACGCCGAATCGGACCTGACGACGCTCGGAGACACCCTCGCCCGGCTGCTGCCCGAGCTGAGCAGGGTGGACCGCGACGGCCGTGCGGCAAGGGAGCGGACGGAGGCGAAGTCACACGAGAAGTCGGCCCGGGACACCGGGCACATCAGGATGCGGACGCGTGACGTCGAACAGCGCGTGCGCGGCGGCATCGGAAACCTCAACGGAGACCTGTCCGGCACCTTCGTCAACGAGCCGCAGGGGCCCGTGAACACCGGCCGGGGCCACCAGTACAACGCGCCTCACTTCGAGGGCGACAACACCGGGGTCCAGTTCACCGCCGGCGACAACAGCGGTACGGTCCACCAGCGCTTCGAGCGCGAGCGTCGACGCTGGGACGACGGGCGATGA
- a CDS encoding phosphoribosyltransferase, with the protein MSDLLDAVDTAHSNIERLTDPGALRDATEQVIAVARQCGAQAVLAASPVAERLVGALLSSCSDLVSLSSQAAAASQNVLIVDVNLASGTTVAQAARHARSRGARRIHAVVLHQLTAVAAQAADCGVDALDVLGERPPTRSLSTTDSGL; encoded by the coding sequence ATGAGCGATCTGTTGGACGCCGTGGACACGGCTCACAGCAACATCGAGCGCCTCACCGATCCGGGTGCACTACGCGACGCCACCGAGCAAGTGATCGCTGTCGCTCGCCAGTGCGGCGCCCAAGCGGTCCTTGCCGCCAGCCCCGTTGCCGAGCGCTTGGTCGGCGCGCTCCTGTCGTCATGCAGCGACTTGGTCAGCTTGTCCTCGCAGGCAGCCGCAGCCTCACAGAACGTACTGATCGTGGACGTCAACCTTGCCAGCGGCACTACGGTGGCGCAGGCCGCCCGCCACGCCCGCAGCCGCGGAGCACGGCGTATCCACGCAGTCGTCCTCCATCAACTGACCGCGGTTGCAGCGCAGGCCGCAGACTGCGGCGTAGATGCATTGGACGTCCTCGGAGAACGACCGCCGACCCGCTCTTTGTCTACGACAGATTCGGGTCTGTAG
- a CDS encoding serine/threonine-protein kinase, protein MSGTVIAQVGNHQVGNRFSDRYKVLEHLGGGAGGQVYRVEDEHLRAEVALKLFEPQSGQPATWDEAQALKELQSQYLLPVYNADIASGTDIRYITMPVMDGDLETASVPFGIDIAKAVRWGQQLGHGLERVHAAGLLHRDVKPGNAFVDTGNNVLLGDLGFAARMDADGYTAANGTYATVAPEVLSTGKCSVASDVYSLAATMFYLLSGQYPNGPITLGRSARRERILHGQFDKLRDVAPHVSQGLGSVVERGLSLDPVARPSSAQALANQLAQCIRPHRPWRRVTPHDGHDQCFEGGATNTAKAVSVCAVQDARGRYGVEVRHETGRRARQHEKSGLQRDSLPAALRTVLRNL, encoded by the coding sequence ATGTCGGGAACGGTCATCGCCCAGGTCGGCAACCACCAGGTCGGGAACCGCTTCAGTGATCGCTACAAGGTGCTGGAACACCTCGGGGGCGGGGCTGGTGGCCAGGTCTATCGGGTCGAGGACGAGCATCTGCGCGCAGAGGTGGCGCTCAAGCTCTTCGAACCGCAGTCAGGTCAGCCAGCCACGTGGGACGAAGCCCAGGCGCTCAAGGAGCTGCAGAGCCAGTACCTCCTCCCCGTCTACAACGCCGACATCGCCAGCGGGACCGACATCCGCTACATCACGATGCCCGTCATGGACGGCGATCTTGAAACAGCTTCAGTACCGTTCGGCATCGACATCGCCAAGGCGGTGCGCTGGGGCCAGCAGCTCGGGCACGGACTTGAGCGCGTCCACGCCGCCGGCCTACTGCATCGCGACGTCAAACCAGGCAACGCGTTCGTCGACACCGGCAACAACGTCCTGCTGGGAGATCTTGGTTTTGCCGCGCGGATGGATGCCGACGGCTATACCGCCGCGAACGGAACATACGCCACCGTAGCTCCGGAGGTACTGAGTACAGGCAAATGCTCGGTGGCCTCAGACGTCTACTCGCTGGCTGCCACCATGTTCTACCTCCTGTCCGGGCAGTACCCGAACGGGCCGATAACCCTGGGACGAAGCGCCCGCAGGGAGCGAATTCTCCACGGCCAGTTCGACAAACTGCGCGATGTCGCCCCGCATGTCTCCCAGGGCCTCGGCAGCGTCGTCGAGCGAGGACTCTCTCTCGATCCAGTTGCTCGTCCCAGCAGCGCGCAAGCTCTCGCAAACCAACTCGCTCAATGTATACGCCCTCACAGACCTTGGCGCCGCGTCACACCCCACGACGGACACGACCAATGCTTTGAAGGGGGCGCCACCAACACGGCGAAGGCAGTCTCGGTCTGCGCGGTACAGGACGCACGTGGGCGCTACGGCGTCGAGGTGCGCCACGAGACAGGCCGGCGAGCACGCCAGCACGAGAAGAGCGGACTCCAACGAGACAGCCTTCCTGCCGCTTTGCGCACTGTGCTTCGCAACCTCTAG
- a CDS encoding NUDIX domain-containing protein, translating into MPNNPPDEGNTVAQQTDDQPKALKPALESMTLLVAAVIVHDKATNRVVLLQRSENAKFAQGMWDLPVGKSEPGEPITETAVRELYEETGLTVKPESLKVAHIIHGAWGVEAPNGFLTVVFAAHEWTGEPENREPRKHSQVRWVDANAIPEAFVDTTASALHHYLNDGSEVSLDGWSAA; encoded by the coding sequence ATGCCCAACAACCCGCCCGACGAAGGGAACACCGTGGCCCAGCAGACCGACGACCAGCCGAAGGCCCTCAAGCCGGCGCTCGAATCCATGACCCTGCTGGTCGCCGCGGTCATCGTCCACGACAAGGCCACCAACCGCGTAGTCCTCCTCCAGCGCAGCGAGAACGCCAAGTTCGCCCAGGGAATGTGGGACCTCCCCGTCGGCAAGAGCGAGCCCGGTGAGCCCATCACCGAAACCGCGGTCCGCGAGCTCTACGAGGAGACTGGCCTCACGGTGAAGCCCGAGTCCCTCAAGGTCGCCCACATCATCCACGGCGCTTGGGGCGTCGAGGCCCCCAACGGCTTCCTCACGGTCGTCTTCGCCGCCCACGAATGGACCGGCGAACCCGAGAACCGCGAACCCCGCAAGCACTCCCAGGTCCGCTGGGTCGACGCCAACGCCATCCCCGAGGCGTTCGTGGATACCACGGCCAGCGCCCTCCACCATTACCTGAATGACGGCTCGGAGGTCTCGCTGGACGGCTGGTCGGCAGCGTGA